The Silvibacterium dinghuense DNA window GTACTGGCCGAAGTAGTGCCGTACCGCCACGCTGATCTTCTCGAGCGTCTTCTCGCCGATGCCCGGAATCTCCTCGAGCTGCTCCGGCGTCATATCCGCCAGCGCTTCGACCGTCGTGATGCCGGCCGCAACCAGCTTGTCGATGATCGTCTCGCCCAGCTCCGAAACCTGCTCGATCGGCGTCGAAGGACCACCCACGCCCTGCATCTGCTGCTCGACTTCCTGACGCTTCTCTTCTTCGCTCTTGATGTCGATCTTCCAGTCGAGAAGCTTGGCCGCCAGGCGCACATTCTGCCCCTTCTTGCCGATCGCAAGCGACAACTGCGTGTCGTCCACGATGACCTCGAGCTGCTTCTCACCCAGATCGGTGATGCTCACGCGGCTGACCTTCGCCGGCTGCAGCGCCTTCTCCGCAAAGGTCGTAATCTCTTCGCTGAACTCGATGATGTCGATCTTTTCGCCGCGCAGCTCGCGGATGATCGACTGCACGCGCATACCCTTCATGCCCACGCAGGCGCCGACCGGGTCCACATCCTTGTCGCGCGACATCACGGCGATCTTGGTACGCTCGCCCGCTTCGCGGGCGATGGCGCGGATCATCACCGTGCCGTCATAAATTTCCGGCACTTCGCTTTGGAACAGGTTCTGCACCAGCTCCTTGGCCGCGCGCGAAACGATGACCTGCGGTCCCTTGGCCGCGCGGTCCACGCGCAGCAGCACCACGCGGACGCGCTCGCCCACGGCGAACTGCTCCAGGCGCGACTGCTCGCGGCGCGGCATGCGCGCCTCGGCCTTGCCGATGTCGAAGATCACGTCCTGCAGCTCGACGCGCTTCACCGTGGCGTTGATCACCTCGCCCACGCGGTGGTTGTACTCGTTGAAGACCGTGTCACGCTCGGCCTCGCGCACCTTCTGGAAGATGACCTGCTTGGCCATCTGCGCCGCGATGCGGCCCAGCACGTCGGTCGGCTTGTAGTAGCGGATTTCGCCGCCCACCTCGACCTCGGGCGCCAGGGCGCGCGCCTCTTCGAGCGCGATCTGGTTGATCGGGTCCTCGATCTCTTCCGGCGTCTCGACCACCGTCTTATAGACATAGGCCCGGATCTCGCCCGTCTCCTTGTCCAGTTCGGCACGCATGTTTTCCTGCGTCTTGTAGTACTTGCGCGTCGCCAGCGCGATCGCGTCTTCCACGGCTCCCACCACGATCTCCGGGTCGATGCCCTTGTCGCGGCTCAGAATCTCAATGCTCTGATAAAGCTGGCTTGCCATAGTCGTCTCTCAACTCTTCCTTCGGCCCCCGCTGACGGGATACATCAGCGGAGCCGTGTCTCAGGTCCGCAAGCGTTCACGGACAAATGTCTCTGTCGGTCTAGAATTCCGGGATCAGCCGCGCCTTTTCGACGTTCGCCAGCGCGATCTCCAACGTTTCACCGGATGCCGTCTGCGCCTTCTTCGCCTTTCCCTTCGGCTTCAAGGCGCTCAAGTCCACTGTGATGCGCCCATCGGCCACGCCGGTCAGCCTACCCTGCCAGTGGCGGTTCCCATTCACCGGCTCAAAGGTCTGCAGCTTCACCAGGCTGCCCGCAAACCGCTCATAATCAACGGCCGATGACAGCTTCCGGTCCAGCCCCGGCGATGACACCTCGAGCGTGTACTCCGCACCCGGGATCAACTCTTCTACATCGAGAACCGTGCCGAAATCCCGGCTGAAAGCCGTGCAGTCGTCATGCGTGATGCCGGACAGGTGCTCGCGGTTGAAGCCTTCCGGACGAGCTACCTCGTCTCCATCGGACGGCGAAGCCTCCGCCGCGGCGAGCAGCCTGGCCCGTCCTTCGGCGTTCTTCTCAATAAAGATGCGTAGAGCGCGCTGTTTGCCCGCCCCCTGGTACTCCACTTCCACCACGTCAAGGCCATGTGAGGCCGCGACGCGCTGGGCAAGGGCACGAATCTGGTCAAGGTTCAGAGCCATAACAATCTCTGCCGGCGAGGTTTGAGAGGAACTTTCGAGGCCAAAGAAAAAGTGGGCCATAAGCCCACTCATCTCTCCGAGCCCGCCGGGAACGCACGGCGCCACTACGGACAAACTCGTCTGCCAATTAAGCATACGCCCAACCCCGGCAAACTTCAATTCCGTTGCCGGCCGCGGCTTTCGTGTCATACTGCCGCCAACACGTCCCGATCTCATGACCGCCGCCAATCCCTACGCCAGCTACCTTCAGGACAAGGATCCGCTCCGTGTCCTCGCCGCCACCCCGCGCACGATCGAAGAGCTGACCGAGGAACTCGGCTCCGAACGTATGGACGAATCCCCCGCGCCCGGCAAATGGAGTCCCCGCGAGATCCTCTGCCACCTCGCCGATTGCGAAATCGCCTTTTCCTTCCGCCTGCGCCAGACCCTCGCCGAGGACAACCACGTCATCCAGCCCTTCGATCAGGAAAAATGGGCTGCGGCCTACCCCGCCTACGAAGCCCATGACGCACTCGCGCTCTTCTGCGACACCCGCAAGTGGAACATGGCGCTCTTCCGCTCCCTCACCCCCGAGCAGAGGCAGCGCGCCGCCTCGCATCCCGAACGCGGCCCGCTTACTTTCTGGACCATCGTCGAAACCATGGCCGGCCACGATCTCAACCACCTCCAGCAGCTCCAGGCCATCGCCGCCAGCTTCGCGCCGGCCAATCACCCCGCCCCCGGAAACCATCCTCCTCACCGCGGATACGCGCAGACGGAAGACTGACCCACAGTACACCCCTCATCTCCCTCATCGCGACCATCGGGAGCGGAGGCCGAAGGCGAAGCGCACTGCGCGAAGCAGCCGAAGGCAAAGTGCACTGCGCGAAGCAGCGGCCAGTCCGCAGTGGTTATACTCGGCACCATGCCACGCTCAGCACGCCTGCTTTCCCTGCTCGGAACTGCCACGCTTGCGCTCTCTGCCTTCGCCCAAAGCACAACGCCGGCCGCTCCACACGCCGTCACCCTCGACGACCTCTTCCGCTTCCACGACGTCGCCAACCCCGAGATCTCGCCCGACGCGCAATGGGTGCTCTACACCGTCGCCCACACCGACGAAACCGCCGACAAGCGCCTCACCGACCTCTACATCACCCGCTACGACGGATCGGAGACCCTGCGCCTCACCTATAGTGTCGACAACTCGCCCAGCCAGCCGCGCTGGAGCCCCGACGGCAAGTACATCTCCTTTGAGACGGATCGCCCGGGCAAGGCCAAGGGCACGCAGGTGTGGGTGCTCGACCGCCGCGGCGGCGAAGCCCGCCAGCTCACCGACATAAAAGGTCATCTCGGAGGCTACGCCTGGTCGCCGGATGGCAAAAAGCTGCTGCTCGCCATCACCGCCGATGACGACAAGAAGGACGACAAGGACAAAAAAGACGAGAAACCCAAACCCATCGTCATCGACCGCTACCACTTCAAGCAGGATGTCGATGGCTACCTCAGCGACAACAAGCACGAGCTGCTCTACCTCTGGGACGTAGACACCCACAAGCTCGAGAAGCTGACCAACGACGCCAATCACGACGAGAACGATCCCAAGTGGTCGCCCGACGGATCGAAGATCGCCTTCGTCAGCAACCATGACGCCGATCCCGACCGCACCACCAATTCCGATGTCTTCGTCGTCGACGCCAGGCCCAACTCCGCGCCAAAGAAGCTGACCACCTTCGACGGCCCAGACGGCGGCCGACTCGCATGGAGCCCGGACAGCAAGTGGATCGCCTACACGCAGGGTTCGGAACCGAAATTCGAAGAGTACAACCAGGACAACCTCGCCCTCGTTGCCGCCGACGGCACCGGCCAGCGGCTCGTCGCTCCGAAACTCGACCGCAGCATCAGGAACCCGGTTTTCTCCGCTGACGGCAAGTCCATCACCGTGCTCGTCGAAGACGACCGCAACGAATACCCCGCAGAGATCAGCCTCGCCGACGGCTCGGTAAAACGCCTGATACAGGAAGACGGCGTCGTCACCGCGTTCAACTCCGTTGCCGGGAAGGGTGCCGCGGCTGAAAAAATGGTGTTCATCCGCACCACGGACACCGCGCCCGGCGAGCTCTTCGCCTTCGACAATGGCCAGCTCCACGCACTCACCCACGAGAATGACGCCCTGCTCGCAGAGCTCAAACTGGGCAAGACCCTCGACCTCGAAGCGAAGTCGCCCGACGGCGCCACACCGCACGCCCTGCTCACGCTCCCGCCCGATGCCGTCTCCGGCAAAAAGTATCCGATGCTGTTACGGATTCACGGCGGACCCAACGGCCAGGATGCGCACGCCTTCAACCTTGAGCGCCAGCTCTTCGCCGCGCGCGGCTACGCCGTGCTCAACGTGAACTATCGCGGCAGCTCGGGCCGTGGCAAAGCATGGCAGGAGTCGATCTTCGCCGACTGGGGTCATCACGAAGTGACCGACCTGCTCGCCTCAGTCGACGAGGCGGTGAAGGAAGGCTATGCCGATCCCGATCACCTCGGCGTAGGCGGCTGGAGCTACGGCGGCATCCTCACCGACTACACTATCGCCTCGACCACGCGCTTCAAGGCGGCCATCAGCGGCGCAGGCATGGGCAATCCCATCGGCCTCTACGGCATCGATGAATATGTGCACCAATACAACACCGAGCTGCTGCCGCCGTGGAAGGCGCAGGAGACCTACATCAAGCTCGCCTACCCGCTCTACCACGCCGACAGAATCAGGACGCCCACGCTCTACATGGGCGGCGACAAGGACATGAACGTGCCCCTCAACGGCGGCGAGCAGATGTACCAGGCCCTCCGCACGCTCGAGGTGCCAAGCGAACTCGTCATCTACCCGGGGCAGTTCCACGGCTTCACCAAGCCCAGCTTCATCAAGGACCGCTACCAGCGCTATTTCGCCTGGTACGACAAGTGGATCCTGGGCAAGATCGATGCCACGCCGACATCCACGCCTGCAAAAGACGCCGCAAAACCCGCGGAATAGCACAAACCGGGTGCCCCATGTCTCGATGTTGAGACATGGGAGCGCACAGAACTATTCTTCGGCACATAAAGAGGAAATCGACGCATGAGCATAGCAACCGACAAGGTAAAGAAACGTTGCGAAGCTGGCCTCTGTGGCGCCTGCGGCAAAAACCCTTGCGAATGCCTGCGTGGCAGGCGCAAGTCGAGATGGCGAACCAAACTGACACCCGACCTCAGTAGAAAGAGAAGTGGACCAGTCAGGAAAAGGGCAAGAAGCATCGCAGAATTTCGCGAATGGATATTGAAGAACTTCGAAGCTTGGACTTCAAAATAGCTCCCCGGGTGCCCCACGTCTCGATTTTGAGACGTGGGTTCGCAGGATGCCGAAGGCGAAGGCCAGTCCAATCCCAGCCATAGTCCCCACCTATCCCAAGCTGGCCCCCACGCGATGAACGCGATAGGCTGAAACGTTAGCCATACTCGCATGACGAACCCGAACGATATCCCCGCCGCACTCGCCGCCAACGACATGAACAGCGCCACCAGCCTCATCACCGGAGGCACGCGCTTCGTCCGCGCCTGCCTGCGTCAGCCTGTCGACCGCACGCCGGTCTGGTTCCTGCGCCAGGCGGGCCGCTACATGGCCGAGTATCAGGCCGTGCGCCGCCATCACTCGCTGCTCGAGATCTGCAAGCAGCCCGCGCTCGCGGCCGAGGTCACCATCACCGCCGCCGAAAAGCTCGACGTGGACGCGGCCATCATCTTCGCCGACCTGCTGCTGCCCTTCGAGTGCATGGGCCTGCCCTTCGAGTTCCAAGCCGGCGAGGGCCCGGTGGTGCATCATCCTGTCCGCACCGAGGAAGACATCGCGCGCCTGCGCACCGACCGCGCCTCCGAGCTCGACTACGTGGCCAAGGCCATCGAGAAGGTGGTCGCGCACTTCAAGGACCGGCTCGGCATCATCGGCTTCTGCGGCGCGCCCTTCACCCTCGCCAGCTACATGATCGAGGGCGGCAGCTCGCGCAATTACATCCACACCAAGACGCTGATGTACCGCCATCCCGACGCCTGGCGCTGCCTGCTCGACAAGCTCAACACCGTGCTGGTGCAGTACGCCCAGCAGCAGGTCGAAGCCGGAGCCGACGTCCTCCAGGTCTTCGATAGCTGGGCCGGCGCGCTCTCCGTCGAGGACTATCGCGACTTCGTGCTGCCCGCGACCACCACATTGATTCGCCAGATCCAGGCCCTCGGGGTGCCCGTCATCTACTTCGGCGTCGATACTGCCTCGCTGCTGCCCGCCATGCGCGAGACCGGCGCCGATGTCCTCGGACTCGACTGGCGTACGCCGCTCGCGCAGGCCTGGCACGGCCTCGATTACGCGGTCGCGGTGCAGGGCAATCTCGACCCCATCACGCTCTTCGCCGAGCCCGAGTTGATTCGTAACCGTGTCCGTAACATTCTCGACCAGGCCGACGGACGTCCGGGCCATATCTTCAACCTGGGCCACGGCATCGTGCCCAATACGCCGGTCGAAAACGTGCAGCACGTCGTGAAATTCGTCCGCGAATATCACGACGAGAAGGCTTCGAGAGGAGTGGCGTCGCATGGCTGAGAAGACAGCCATCCTCCTGCTTGCGCACGGCACACCGGACTCGCTCGACGAGATCCCCGCGTATCTCGCGAACATCACCGGCGGGCGTCCCATGCCGGACCATGTGATCGAGGAGATCCGCCATCGCTACTCGCTTATCGAACCAAGCCCGCTCACGCGCATCACCATGGAGCAGGGCCGCCTGCTTAGCAAAGAACTCGGGATGCCTGTCTATGTGGGCATGCGCAACTGGAAGCCCTACATCGCCGACGTGGTCGCACAGATGAAGGCCGACGGCATCACACGCATCGCCGCCATCTGCCTCGCGCCGCAGAACTCGCGCACCAGCGTCGGACTCTACCGCAAGGCGCTCTATGCCGCAGCCGGCGATCTTACGGTCGAATTTACAGCCGGCTGGGCCGAGCATCCGCTGCTCGCCCAAGCCTTCGCCGAGCGCCTCGCCGCTGTGCTCGCTCCCTTCGAAGCCGAAGCCGGGCACCGCATCCCTGAAAATCGCATCCCGGTCGTCTTTACCGCGCACTCCGTGCCGCTGCGCACCGTGCAGGCGACCAGCGAAGATGGAGCTTCGCCCGATCCTTACGCGGACGAAGCGAAGGCCACGGCGCGGCTCACTGCCGAGGCCGCCGGTCTCGCACCGGAGCAATGGACCTTCGCCTTCCAGAGCCAGGGCATGTCGGGAGGGCCATGGATCGGGCCCACCGTGGAAGAAACGCTCGACGCACTCCATCAGCAAGGCGCAAAAGGGGTCGTTATCGCCCCTATCGGCTTCCTCTGCGACCACGTCGAAATCCTCTACGACATCGACATCGCCTTCAAGGAGCATGCCGCAAAGCTTGGCATCGAGCTGCGCCGCCCCGTATCGCTGAACGAGTCCGCCACGCTCACCGTCGCGCTCGCCGACGTAGCTCGCGCCGCCCTAACAGCGCTCGACGCACGCAAAAACGAAGCAACATCCGCATGAAGCGTATTGCTGTCATCGGCGGAGGCATGAGCGGCACCGCCGCCGCCTATCAACTCGCTCGCGAGGGCGCCCAGGATGGCAACGTCGCGTTCACGCTCTACGAGGCATCTTCCCGCCTCGGCGGCATTGTCGAGACGGCGCGTGTCGAGACCGCCGATGGCCGCTGGATCATCGAATGCGGCCCTGACGCCTGGGTCACCGAGAAGCCCTGGGCTCGCGAGCTGGCCGTCGAACTCGGCCTCGAAAGCGAAATCCTGCCCTCGAACGATGCAAAGAGGCAGACCTATCTCCTGCGTAGCGATCAACTCGTGCTCATGCCCAAAGACATGAGGATGATGGTGCCCACCACATGGGAGCCGATCGAATCCTCGCCGCTCTTTTCCGATGAAGCCCGCGCCGCCTACCGCCGAGAGGCTGAATCCGCCGCAAAACTTACAGCGTTAGCCTTGAAGGACGGCGAGGACGAGTCGGTCGCCAGCTTCGTCCGCCGCCACTTCGGCGACGAGGTCACCCGCACCCTCGCCGGGCCGCTGCTGGCCGGCATCTTCGGCGGCGATGTCGAGATGCTGAGCGTTCGCGCCGTCATGCCCGCCTTCGTCAAGATGGAGCGCGAGCACGGCAGCCTCATCGCCGCGCTTCAATCCCGCAAGCCATCCGGCGGCCCGGCACCGGCTGTCTTCACCACACTCGCCAGCGGACTGCAGACTCTCGTCGACCGCATGCAGGCCGCCATCCCGGCTGAGGCCATCCGCCTTGAAACGCCGGTTACCGGGCTCACCCGTAAAGGGTCTAAATGGCACATTACTCTCTTTTCGAAAGTTACTCTCCAAACAGACCATATCCCCCAAAACGAAAGTTTTGACGAGGTGATCCTCGCCACCCCGGCACATGTCACCCGCGCGTTGCTCGCTCCCGTCCACGCAGATTTCGGCCGCCTCCTCGACATGGAAGCCAGTTCGGCCATCATCGTCGCCCTCGGCTTCGCGCCAAAAGACACCCGCAACCTCCAGATTCCTGAAGGCTTCGGCTACCTCACCTTCCAACCCGGTCCCGAAGACCTGATGGCCTGCACCTTCGCCGACCAGAAATACCTGGGCCGCGTGCCCGCGGGCGCCGTCCTGCTCCGCGCCTTCTTCGGCGGCGAGGCCGGTCTGCGCCTCATGAGTGAGTCCGACGAAGCGCTCATCGCCCGCGCTCTCCGCCAGCTTTCGGCCGCGCTCGGACCGCTGCCCGCGCCCGCGCTCCGCCTTGTTCGCCGCGCCCCGCGCTCGCTGCCGCAATACGCTGTCGGTCATCCCGCAAGAATGGAAGAGCTTGCCGCTCTCACCGCGCAGTTCCCCGGCCTGCACCTGGTCGGCAATGCCTATCACGGCGTCGGCCTGCCCGATATGGTCCGCCAGGGCCGCGAGGCCGCCCGCAAAGCCACTTCCTGAGACCTCCTCCGCTCACCGGCATCTAACCCTGCATGGCCACCAAAGCATTGCAAGCAGCCGCGAGCGGAACGTTCTCACTCGGCGGAGATCTCACCATCCACCGTCTCGGCTTCGGGGCCATGCGCATCACCGGCGAAGGCATCTGGGGTGAGCCCAAAGATCCGGAAACCGCAAAGAAAGTCCTGCGCCGCGCCGTCGAACTGGGCGTCAACTTCATCGACACTGCCGATGCCTACGGCCCGGAAGTGAGCGAGCGCCTCATCGCCGAAGCACTCTACCCTTATCCGAAAGACCTGGTCATTGCCACCAAGGGCGGCCTTACCCGCCAGGGGCCGAACAAGTGGCTCCCCGTCGGCCGGCCCGAATACCTCCAGCAGTGTGTCGAAATGAGCCTGCGCCGCCTGAAGGTCGAGCGTATCGATCTCTGGCAGCTGCACCGCATCGATGCCAAAGTGCCGGTCGAGGAGTCGCTTGGCGTCATCAAGGAGCTGCAGAAACAGGGCAAGATCCGCCACGTCGGCCTCTCCGAGGTGAACGCCGCGGAGATCGAGCAGGCGCAGAAGGTGCTGCCCATCGTCTCCGTGCAGAACCAGTACAACCTCGGAGACCGCCGGCACGAGCAGGTCGTCGCATACGCCACGAAGCACAAGCTCGGCTTCATCCCCTGGTTCCCAGTCGCTGCCGGCCAGCTCGCACGCGCGGGCGGACCGCTCGACTCGGCCGCCAGGCGCCATGGCGTCACCGTCGCCCAGCTCTCGCTCGCGTGGCTGCTCCATCACTCGCCCGTAATGCTGCCCATCCCCGGCACCTCGTCGGTCTCGCACCTTGAGGAGAACGTCGCCTCAGCCGATGTGCAGCTTTCGGCCGAGGAGTGGAAGGCGATCGAGGAAGACGCGGCCAAGCAGTAAGAGCACATTCGCAGAAGCCCGGGTGCCCCACGTCTCGCACCTGAGACGTGGGTTCGCAGGATGAGCCTCGTACTTCCCCACACAAGCCAACACCAGGCTTGTATGGGCCACCTGCTCTTCATTCACAAAACACTGTCATCTCGACCGCAGCGAGGCGGCTTCATCGTCTCGCGCAGTTGGGATGACAGTGCATTGGAAATGGAAAAGGGCAGCCTCACCGGCTGCCCTTTGTTCTGCTCTAAACCTGCCTTACATTTCCAGAAAATTCCGGATCAGCTTCTTGCCGTCGCTGGTCAGCACGCTCTCGGGATGGAACTGCACGCCCTCGACTTTCATTGTCTTGTGACGCAGCCCCATGATGGTGCCGTCCGCCGTCCGCGCCGAGATCTCGAGCTCCTGCGGCAGGTTCTTCTCCGCCACGATCAGCGAGTGGTACCGCGTGCAGGTCATCGGCGTCGCAATGCCCTGGAAGATCGTCTTGCCATCGTGCTCTACCTCGCTGGTCTTGCCGTGCATCAGTTTAGAAGCACGCACGACGTCGCCGCCGAAGGCCGCGCCGATAGCCTGGTGGCCGAGGCACACACCCAGAATCGGTACCTTGCCTGCGAAGTGCTTGATCAGATCGATCGAGATGCCAGCTTCCTGCGGTGTACACGGGCCCGGTGAAAGCAGGATGCGCTCCGGCTTGAGCGCGTCTACTTCGTCCACGGTCAGCTCATCGTTGCGGCGGATCGTCATCTCCGCGCCCAGCTCACCCATGTACTGCACCAGGTTGTACGTAAAAGAGTCGTAGTTATCGAGAACGAAGATCATCGGACTACTACAAGTGTAGCGCTTCATCGGAACTGAGGATCAGGCAGCCTTCTCCGCTCGCCACATGAGCACGCCCAGCAGGATCGCCACGAGGAACAGCGCAGGCACATCCGCCATCAGGTGGCTGGTCTCCATCGGGTCTCTGATAGCCTGCTCGGCCATGATGGCTCCGTGCACCACGCTGGACCACACCGTGAACCAGATGAGGCTGCGATGCGCCTGCGGATTGCGCGACGCCACCAGCAGGAACACGCCAAGAGTAGCGTAAACACCAATGATCATCATGAGATAGTGAGAATGGCCATACCCCCACTGCCAGCCAGACGGCCAGACAATACCCAGCAGGTAGATGCCGAAGATAAAAATCAGCCCGACAACGATCAAAGCAACGCGAAGCAAGCGGTCCGCATTCATCTCATCCCTCCCCGGTTTGTTCCCCCGAATGGCGATCCAAATTACGTTTCGAACCCGGGAACTGTCCAGGCCTTTCCCTCACATGCTGGCGGCTCCATAGAGGAGCATCGGCAACCAATGCTTATTCCCGACCAGCGGGAGCCGAAGGCGAAAGGCGCAGTGGCCGAAGGTGAAAGGCATGGACGGCCAGCTCCATCCCGCGCGCAGTAGCTCAGTGGTATGCTGTTGCGCAATCGGGTTTGTCTCGTGACTCGAGATCGTCTTAAAGCAAGAAGACAGGGTTCGGGAGGTTCGCCATGAAGCTTTCCGCGGTCGTTCTTCTCCTCAGCGCCGGAGCTATCGCCTCCGCGCAGACGGCAACCGGGACGCAGCCCGCGTTTCCCGCGCCGCCCGTCGCCCTCGGCACACCTTCGCAGCAGGCATCGGAGGCCACCACAGAGCGCCTGCGCAAACAGGCCCAGGTTCAGGTTGAGTCGATGTTGCATGAGCTCGATCGGCAGGCCGCCGAACACCCCAGCTGCCCCGTTCTGCTCACCAGCGCCGAGTTCGAGCCCTATGCGATGCCTGTCGGCTCGACCGGACAAGGTCCCGGCCATTTCAATCTTCGCTACCAGAACCACAGTGGCAAATCGATCGCCTCTCTGAAGCTCAGCGTTCAGCTGCTGGTGAAGCGGAGTGTTTACGATCTGCAGGCTTACCCGCTGAGCCTGACGCTCAGCGCCGAGAGCGGCAGCAGCGGCGAACTGGACCAGCTCAGCCGCCTTGCGCTGCCCACCGGTCTCCACCCCACAACAATCCGTAACGTCGCGCTCATCGAGGTTACCTACAGCGACGGATCGACCTGGACATCGGCCCCATCCCTCGATGGAACACCGGCCTGCAGCCTGCAACCGAGCCCAATGCGTGAGGTGGCCGCGCGATAAGAGCAATTTCCGGGCCACCCGAAAACCTCAATCGCGACCGACGGGAGCGAAAGGCGAACCGCCCGGGTGGCTAGGCGGCATCCACAATATAAATAACCAGGCTGAAAATAAACGACTGATATTACGAATTGTCATTCCGACCGGAGAGAGCCGTAAGGCGAACGTAGCGGAGGAACCTGCAGTTCTCTCGGGCCCAGGCAGAACTGCAGGTTTCTCCGCTACGCAGGACGATAAAAACCGTCCTGCTCCGGTCGAAATGACAACCCTTTTCGTTGCTATATCTGGATACGCTCTAACCCCGCGCCCTTTCGATGGCGCGTACCACGGCGCGCGCCTTGTTCACGCTCTCTTCGAATTCCTTCTCCGGCACCGAGTCGGCAACAATACCCGCTCCCGCCTGGATGTGTCCCTGCCTGCCGCGCATCAGCAGCGTGCGAATGGCGATGCACGAGGTCAGGTTTCCGGAGAAATCCGCATAGAGCACGCTGCCGCCGTAGATGCCGCGCCGCGTCGGCTCCAGCTCCTCGATAATCTCCATGGCGCGAATCTTCGGCGCGCCGCTCAGCGTGCCCGCCGGGAAGCAGGCGCGGAAGGCGTCCACCGCGGACATGCCCGCGCGCAGCTTGCCCTCGATCGCGCTCACCAGGTGCATCACGTGCGAGTAGCGCTCGACGAACATCAGGTCGGTCACCTTCACCGATCCGAATTCACTCACCCGGCCCACGTCGTTGCGGCCCAGGTCAACGAGCATCACGTGCTCGGAGCGCTCCTTCTCATCGGCCAGCAGCTCGCCCTCGATGCGCACATCTTCTTCCGGGGATGACCCGCGCGGACGCGTGCCGGCGATAGGACGGTAATCCACGCGATCGCCCTGCACCCGCACCAGCAGCTCAGGCGACGAGCCGACAATGTGCGTGTCCGCCTCTTTGTTCACGCCGAAGCGCAGGAAATACAGGTAGGGCGAGGGATTCACGATGCGCAGCGAGCGATAGACCTGGAAGGGATCGACGCCCGGTTCCACATCGAAGCGCTGCGAGAGCACCACCTGGAAGATGTCGCCCGCCGCGATGTACTCCTTCGCCTTATCGACCGCCTTCAGGAAGTCCTTCTTCTTCGTTTTGTACTCGATCTTCAGCTTGCCCGAGGGCTTCTTTGCCTTGAGATTCGGCAGAGGACGCGCCAGCCGCTTGGCCAGCCGGTTCAGCCGCTTCAGCGCGTCTTCATACGCGGCCTGCGGCTTCTGCTTGCGCACGTCGGCGGTCACAATCAGCAGGA harbors:
- the trpE gene encoding anthranilate synthase component I — translated: MLIAMPDVTALPARAEFLRLAKTHTLVPLYRTLTADLETPVSAFLRLAADEPECFILESVEGGENVGRYTFIGIRPYRKLVSRGTHVEVTEKGKTRKVEGDIFSLWKQELEGHTPAKLAGLPPFTAGAVGFFSYDVVRQIEELPEKAKDDLGMPDASLMFFDEVLAFDHVRREILLIVTADVRKQKPQAAYEDALKRLNRLAKRLARPLPNLKAKKPSGKLKIEYKTKKKDFLKAVDKAKEYIAAGDIFQVVLSQRFDVEPGVDPFQVYRSLRIVNPSPYLYFLRFGVNKEADTHIVGSSPELLVRVQGDRVDYRPIAGTRPRGSSPEEDVRIEGELLADEKERSEHVMLVDLGRNDVGRVSEFGSVKVTDLMFVERYSHVMHLVSAIEGKLRAGMSAVDAFRACFPAGTLSGAPKIRAMEIIEELEPTRRGIYGGSVLYADFSGNLTSCIAIRTLLMRGRQGHIQAGAGIVADSVPEKEFEESVNKARAVVRAIERARG
- a CDS encoding DUF6632 domain-containing protein encodes the protein MNADRLLRVALIVVGLIFIFGIYLLGIVWPSGWQWGYGHSHYLMMIIGVYATLGVFLLVASRNPQAHRSLIWFTVWSSVVHGAIMAEQAIRDPMETSHLMADVPALFLVAILLGVLMWRAEKAA
- the hemG gene encoding protoporphyrinogen oxidase, producing MKRIAVIGGGMSGTAAAYQLAREGAQDGNVAFTLYEASSRLGGIVETARVETADGRWIIECGPDAWVTEKPWARELAVELGLESEILPSNDAKRQTYLLRSDQLVLMPKDMRMMVPTTWEPIESSPLFSDEARAAYRREAESAAKLTALALKDGEDESVASFVRRHFGDEVTRTLAGPLLAGIFGGDVEMLSVRAVMPAFVKMEREHGSLIAALQSRKPSGGPAPAVFTTLASGLQTLVDRMQAAIPAEAIRLETPVTGLTRKGSKWHITLFSKVTLQTDHIPQNESFDEVILATPAHVTRALLAPVHADFGRLLDMEASSAIIVALGFAPKDTRNLQIPEGFGYLTFQPGPEDLMACTFADQKYLGRVPAGAVLLRAFFGGEAGLRLMSESDEALIARALRQLSAALGPLPAPALRLVRRAPRSLPQYAVGHPARMEELAALTAQFPGLHLVGNAYHGVGLPDMVRQGREAARKATS
- a CDS encoding aldo/keto reductase, which translates into the protein MATKALQAAASGTFSLGGDLTIHRLGFGAMRITGEGIWGEPKDPETAKKVLRRAVELGVNFIDTADAYGPEVSERLIAEALYPYPKDLVIATKGGLTRQGPNKWLPVGRPEYLQQCVEMSLRRLKVERIDLWQLHRIDAKVPVEESLGVIKELQKQGKIRHVGLSEVNAAEIEQAQKVLPIVSVQNQYNLGDRRHEQVVAYATKHKLGFIPWFPVAAGQLARAGGPLDSAARRHGVTVAQLSLAWLLHHSPVMLPIPGTSSVSHLEENVASADVQLSAEEWKAIEEDAAKQ
- a CDS encoding anthranilate synthase component II, encoding MIFVLDNYDSFTYNLVQYMGELGAEMTIRRNDELTVDEVDALKPERILLSPGPCTPQEAGISIDLIKHFAGKVPILGVCLGHQAIGAAFGGDVVRASKLMHGKTSEVEHDGKTIFQGIATPMTCTRYHSLIVAEKNLPQELEISARTADGTIMGLRHKTMKVEGVQFHPESVLTSDGKKLIRNFLEM